One genomic window of Devosia salina includes the following:
- a CDS encoding response regulator transcription factor — protein sequence MRAGFSCTFHKADQQGMGGWNIGSTLSRSDVEAIRKEHGDSLRVAALYAHERMKVLRACDDDEMCPALSPREHDCLAYLAAGLRTQQIADRLGIKPATVELHVRGARTKLNAQTREQALAKAISRGLIMP from the coding sequence ATGCGCGCCGGCTTCTCCTGTACATTCCACAAGGCCGATCAGCAGGGCATGGGCGGATGGAATATCGGGTCTACCCTGTCACGATCCGACGTGGAGGCCATCCGCAAGGAGCATGGCGACAGCCTGCGCGTCGCCGCACTCTATGCCCACGAACGCATGAAGGTGCTGCGAGCCTGTGATGATGACGAGATGTGTCCGGCCCTGTCGCCGCGTGAGCATGATTGTCTTGCTTACCTCGCCGCTGGCTTGCGGACCCAACAGATCGCAGACCGGCTGGGTATAAAACCGGCTACGGTGGAATTGCATGTTAGGGGGGCTCGAACCAAGCTCAATGCTCAGACGCGGGAGCAGGCATTGGCGAAGGCGATTTCACGCGGCCTCATAATGCCCTAG
- a CDS encoding LacI family DNA-binding transcriptional regulator, with translation MGRPIVRLKDVADKTGFSVNTVSLALRGSPRIPADTAMRIRDAARDLNYMPNQVAKSLVSRETKTIGLVLTDITNPALTQVAQSIELALAERGYSTLFATSNNDLDEEKRIFAMFQSRQVDGMLIYPRSHRDLAHIRQLRQANYPVVLLVADPDAGVDAVSVDERRGAYRAVRHLIDMGHSRIGIIDSANPMGNHEKRDGYVAALTEAGIEPERALSADPQGHSVIRGYWAMDKLMRLADRPTAVFTANDSLAIGALRWTQKNGLRVPEDVAIVGFDNIEFAEHAATPLTSVNYEIKLITDLAVARLIELIGNQGPLPDPSVTLIDPELIVRESTHRRS, from the coding sequence TTGGGCAGGCCGATTGTTCGATTAAAGGACGTTGCGGACAAGACCGGTTTCTCCGTGAACACGGTCAGTCTCGCCCTGCGCGGAAGCCCCCGCATTCCCGCAGACACGGCCATGCGTATCCGCGATGCGGCGCGCGATCTCAATTACATGCCCAACCAGGTGGCGAAATCTCTGGTCAGTCGCGAAACCAAGACTATCGGGTTGGTGCTGACCGACATCACCAACCCCGCCCTGACCCAGGTTGCGCAATCGATCGAACTGGCTCTGGCCGAGCGTGGCTACTCGACGCTCTTTGCCACTTCGAACAATGACCTGGACGAGGAAAAGCGCATTTTTGCCATGTTCCAGTCCCGACAGGTCGACGGCATGCTCATCTATCCGCGCAGTCACCGCGATCTGGCCCATATCAGGCAATTGCGCCAGGCCAACTATCCGGTGGTTTTGCTGGTGGCCGATCCCGATGCCGGCGTGGATGCCGTATCAGTAGACGAGCGGCGCGGCGCCTATCGGGCTGTCAGGCATCTGATCGACATGGGTCATAGTCGCATCGGTATCATCGACAGCGCCAATCCTATGGGCAATCACGAAAAGCGTGATGGTTATGTCGCCGCGCTCACCGAGGCGGGCATAGAGCCGGAACGCGCATTGTCTGCCGACCCGCAAGGTCACTCCGTCATTCGGGGGTATTGGGCCATGGATAAGCTGATGCGCCTGGCTGATCGCCCCACCGCCGTTTTTACGGCTAACGACTCCCTGGCAATCGGCGCGCTTCGCTGGACTCAGAAAAACGGCCTTAGGGTCCCCGAGGACGTAGCAATCGTCGGTTTCGACAATATTGAATTCGCCGAGCATGCGGCCACCCCGCTCACCAGCGTCAATTATGAGATCAAGCTGATCACCGACCTAGCCGTGGCTCGCCTGATCGAACTCATCGGCAACCAAGGCCCCTTGCCTGATCCAAGCGTGACCCTCATTGATCCAGAACTAATCGTCCGCGAAAGCACCCACCGCCGGTCCTAG
- a CDS encoding VOC family protein — protein MLGVVGIGHVAIKVTDLDRSLDFYRDRLGFPEMLRLKHDNGETWLVYLRITDDQYLEIFPGAENDRAPGWNANGVNHTCFTIEDLDGTCERIKAAGIALTSEIKPGLDGNRQAWIEDPDGNRIELMEMAEDCLQLQAIRRLRTERA, from the coding sequence ATGCTTGGTGTTGTCGGCATCGGACATGTGGCGATCAAGGTCACAGACCTGGACCGGTCATTGGACTTCTATCGCGATCGCCTGGGCTTCCCAGAAATGTTGCGTCTCAAGCACGACAATGGCGAAACCTGGCTGGTTTATCTGCGGATCACCGACGATCAGTATCTGGAGATTTTCCCAGGCGCAGAAAATGATCGCGCACCCGGCTGGAATGCCAATGGCGTCAACCACACATGCTTCACCATCGAGGATTTGGACGGCACCTGCGAGCGCATCAAGGCTGCAGGCATCGCCCTCACCTCGGAAATCAAGCCCGGGCTGGATGGCAATCGGCAGGCCTGGATTGAAGATCCCGATGGCAATCGGATCGAGTTGATGGAAATGGCCGAAGACTGCCTGCAATTGCAGGCCATTCGGCGCTTGCGTACCGAGCGCGCATAA
- a CDS encoding aldo/keto reductase, whose product MEEKDLNLQEVMPRLGFGTYGRWKEEGVEAILAALEIGYRHLDTAQTYDTESQVGTALRRSGLARGEVFLTTKISTENYGEGKVVPSLEASLSNLGIDQVDLTLLHWPSPNGAQPLATYLEPLLDAQDRGLTRYIGVSNFTIALLDEARSVAGEGRIANNQVELNPFIQNKKLANYCAEHGILVTCYQPIAHGRLGEDPVLVDMANRYSTTPEQLALAFELAKGYAAIPTSGKVERIRSNFAAQQLNLTPEDISLIETRDRNLRAIAPDWGPDWD is encoded by the coding sequence TTGGAGGAAAAAGATTTGAACTTACAAGAAGTTATGCCGCGTCTTGGGTTTGGCACCTATGGTCGTTGGAAGGAGGAGGGCGTCGAGGCCATTCTGGCTGCGCTTGAGATTGGTTACCGCCATCTTGATACCGCCCAGACCTATGATACGGAAAGCCAGGTCGGAACTGCATTGCGACGCTCGGGTCTGGCGCGCGGTGAGGTGTTTCTGACAACCAAGATTTCCACCGAGAACTATGGCGAGGGAAAGGTTGTTCCTTCTCTCGAAGCCAGCCTCTCCAATCTGGGTATCGATCAGGTGGATTTGACCCTGCTGCACTGGCCGTCGCCCAACGGTGCTCAGCCGCTGGCCACGTATCTCGAGCCGCTTCTTGATGCTCAGGATCGCGGTCTGACTCGCTATATTGGCGTCTCCAACTTCACCATTGCGCTGCTCGATGAAGCGCGCTCGGTTGCCGGAGAGGGGCGCATCGCCAACAACCAGGTTGAACTTAACCCATTCATTCAAAACAAGAAATTGGCGAATTACTGCGCTGAGCACGGCATTCTGGTCACCTGCTACCAGCCGATCGCTCACGGGCGTTTGGGCGAGGACCCGGTGCTGGTCGACATGGCTAACCGCTATTCCACAACCCCGGAGCAACTGGCTCTCGCCTTTGAACTCGCCAAGGGCTATGCGGCCATTCCGACGTCCGGGAAGGTGGAACGTATCCGCTCCAATTTTGCGGCGCAGCAGCTGAATCTCACGCCGGAAGACATATCGCTCATCGAAACCAGAGACCGCAATCTGCGCGCCATTGCGCCCGATTGGGGTCCGGACTGGGACTGA
- a CDS encoding carbohydrate ABC transporter permease, translated as MRWSRIAPQLALTPALVVTAVAFVGSIGWTAYLSLTRSRRLPEYEIDWSEWGRQYDRLFRDAGWEISLRNLIVLGLGSALAIVFGFVLAALIDKEKRGESLFRTVFLYPLAVSLIVTGAAWRWILNPTLGAQSFLRGLGWDVDFNWLAQGDTAMYAIILASVWQSAGFYMALMLAGLKGINSEIWSAAKLDGVPMWRVYLEIIIPMMKFTFITCAILLSLGVIKAYDVVVAMTNGGPGQSTWVPAYFTINALSAKSNLGYASAAAVMMLAITFVIFIPLVALTAWQQRKREAV; from the coding sequence ATGCGCTGGAGCCGCATTGCGCCCCAACTCGCCCTGACGCCGGCCTTGGTGGTCACCGCTGTCGCCTTTGTCGGGTCCATTGGCTGGACCGCCTATCTCTCGCTCACGCGCAGCCGTCGATTGCCCGAATATGAAATCGACTGGTCTGAATGGGGCCGCCAATACGACCGTCTGTTCCGCGATGCCGGGTGGGAAATTTCGCTGCGGAACCTCATCGTTCTCGGTCTGGGCAGCGCACTTGCCATTGTCTTCGGCTTTGTTCTCGCGGCACTGATCGACAAGGAAAAGCGCGGCGAAAGTCTCTTCCGCACCGTATTTCTCTATCCGCTCGCTGTGTCTTTGATCGTCACGGGCGCCGCATGGCGCTGGATTTTGAACCCGACACTGGGTGCGCAGAGCTTCCTGCGCGGTCTAGGTTGGGATGTGGATTTCAATTGGCTCGCCCAAGGCGACACCGCCATGTACGCCATCATTCTTGCTTCGGTCTGGCAAAGCGCAGGCTTCTACATGGCGCTGATGCTGGCAGGCCTCAAAGGCATCAACTCGGAAATCTGGAGCGCCGCTAAGCTCGATGGCGTGCCGATGTGGCGGGTTTACCTCGAAATCATCATTCCAATGATGAAATTCACCTTCATCACCTGCGCCATCCTGCTCTCGCTCGGCGTGATCAAGGCCTATGACGTCGTGGTCGCCATGACCAATGGCGGACCCGGCCAGAGCACTTGGGTGCCCGCCTATTTCACCATCAACGCACTCTCGGCCAAGTCCAACCTTGGATATGCCTCGGCCGCCGCGGTCATGATGCTCGCCATCACCTTTGTGATCTTCATTCCGCTGGTGGCGCTCACTGCCTGGCAGCAACGCAAGCGGGAGGCCGTATAA
- a CDS encoding carbohydrate ABC transporter permease, with translation MSQFSVSERAAASGAMSQTRAPYFVRKKKGITPRTIAILVFLSICALFFCVPLYVVVVTSFKTMDQIREGAIFSLPTIWTLEAWDHAWNQACSGIKCEGLKVGFWNSVFILFPSLILSISLAMVTGFALALWNVRWAGAFLFLLFICAFVPFQIIMYPLIVMTTTTKIYGTLWAVAVIHAVLAMPVLTLIFRNYYKDIPTEIMSAAMMDSGSFWRIFFEIIVPMSGNILIVVLILQITSIWNDYLIGVTFGGLSGQPMTVNLANLITISTGTTNYAHNMAAALLTAIPPLVVYFLVGKLFVQGVTAGAIKG, from the coding sequence ATGAGCCAGTTTTCCGTCTCCGAACGGGCAGCCGCCTCCGGCGCCATGTCCCAGACCCGTGCCCCTTATTTTGTGCGCAAGAAGAAGGGGATCACGCCGCGCACCATCGCCATTCTGGTGTTTCTCTCCATCTGCGCGCTGTTCTTCTGCGTGCCGCTCTATGTGGTCGTGGTGACCTCGTTCAAAACGATGGATCAGATCCGCGAGGGCGCGATCTTCAGCTTGCCCACGATCTGGACCCTTGAGGCCTGGGATCACGCTTGGAACCAGGCTTGTTCGGGGATCAAATGCGAGGGGCTCAAGGTTGGGTTCTGGAACTCGGTCTTCATTCTGTTCCCCTCGTTGATACTGTCCATTTCCCTGGCCATGGTGACCGGCTTTGCCTTGGCCCTGTGGAATGTGCGCTGGGCCGGTGCCTTCCTGTTCCTCCTCTTTATCTGCGCCTTCGTGCCCTTTCAGATCATCATGTATCCGCTGATCGTGATGACCACTACCACCAAAATCTACGGCACGCTCTGGGCCGTTGCAGTTATCCATGCCGTGCTCGCCATGCCCGTGCTGACGTTGATCTTCCGCAATTATTACAAGGATATCCCGACCGAGATCATGTCGGCGGCGATGATGGACTCGGGCTCGTTCTGGCGCATCTTCTTCGAGATCATCGTGCCCATGAGCGGCAATATACTGATCGTCGTGCTGATCCTGCAGATCACCTCTATCTGGAATGATTACCTGATCGGCGTGACCTTTGGCGGCCTGAGCGGCCAGCCCATGACGGTCAATCTCGCCAATCTCATAACCATCTCCACGGGCACGACCAACTATGCCCACAACATGGCTGCGGCGCTGCTCACGGCCATTCCACCCCTCGTCGTCTATTTCCTCGTCGGCAAGCTCTTCGTCCAGGGCGTGACCGCCGGCGCCATCAAGGGTTAG
- a CDS encoding ABC transporter ATP-binding protein, with amino-acid sequence MPAVSFEHIVKRYGAVTVLDDLNLAVEDGDFLVLLGPSGCGKTTLLNLLAGLLEVSDGRIMIGERDVTELDPKDRGLAMVFQSYALYPTKTVRGNLKFGLAASKLPGDEIERRIAWVAKMLQIEPLLDRKPAQLSGGQRQRVAIGRAIIKKVDVFLFDEPLSNLDAKLRTEMRLEIKKLHDELNSTVVYVTHDQIEAMTMATKIAVMDGGVIQQFGTPDEVYEHPANLFVAGFIGAPAMNMRNATISVESGKVEAIFGSGARLDVSSYPFMAKPQNNQQVVVGMRPEHFTVGEPTGAGEAFSLPVQSAERTGSDATLYLSFEGEMLALRVAPDLAAGLKVGSTVPVQFQTDKVNLFDAQSGQRI; translated from the coding sequence ATGCCAGCCGTGAGTTTCGAACATATCGTCAAGCGTTATGGCGCGGTCACCGTGCTGGACGATCTGAACCTTGCCGTCGAAGACGGGGATTTCCTTGTGCTGCTGGGCCCCTCCGGTTGCGGCAAGACCACTTTGCTCAACCTGCTGGCGGGTCTGCTTGAGGTCAGCGATGGCCGGATCATGATCGGCGAGCGTGATGTGACAGAGCTCGATCCCAAGGATCGCGGGCTGGCCATGGTGTTCCAGTCCTACGCGCTCTATCCGACCAAAACGGTGCGCGGGAACCTCAAATTCGGTCTGGCGGCCAGCAAGCTGCCCGGTGATGAAATCGAGCGGCGCATCGCCTGGGTGGCAAAAATGCTGCAGATCGAGCCGCTGCTCGACCGCAAGCCAGCCCAGCTTTCGGGTGGACAGCGCCAGCGTGTCGCCATCGGCCGGGCCATCATCAAGAAAGTCGACGTTTTCCTGTTCGACGAACCCTTGAGCAATCTCGATGCCAAGCTGCGGACCGAAATGCGGCTGGAGATCAAGAAGCTGCATGACGAGCTGAACTCGACCGTCGTCTATGTGACCCATGACCAGATCGAGGCCATGACCATGGCCACCAAGATCGCGGTGATGGATGGCGGCGTCATCCAGCAATTCGGTACACCCGACGAGGTCTATGAACATCCGGCAAACCTGTTCGTCGCCGGCTTCATAGGCGCTCCGGCGATGAACATGCGCAATGCCACGATCTCGGTAGAGAGTGGCAAGGTCGAAGCAATTTTCGGCTCGGGAGCGCGTCTCGACGTCTCGTCCTATCCATTCATGGCCAAGCCGCAGAACAATCAGCAGGTCGTGGTGGGGATGCGTCCCGAGCATTTCACCGTTGGCGAGCCGACTGGAGCAGGCGAAGCGTTTTCGCTGCCCGTGCAATCGGCCGAGCGCACAGGCTCGGACGCGACCCTCTACCTGTCCTTTGAAGGCGAAATGCTGGCGCTGCGCGTCGCGCCTGATCTCGCCGCAGGTCTCAAGGTCGGCAGCACGGTGCCGGTGCAGTTCCAGACCGACAAGGTCAACCTTTTCGATGCCCAATCCGGGCAACGGATTTAG
- a CDS encoding ABC transporter substrate-binding protein: MLKSILGGVTAALMLSSAASATDLIIYHNWSSGPEVAALNVLKAGLEAKGHTWTDIAIPHDTGSNVNLMNLVTGGTPPNVFLESSPGVYRDLIGLGLGRPLTEFFTEQGILEHYPTSVVSSITVDGEIMKIPTAIHIDGMAYYNMDVAKAAGVDPASWNSLDAMFADFQKIRDAGYIPIAIGGQQWQVGYLTHALAAATGGPEFYNGLYGAEPDPSVIDSADMRTLLETLRRFQQEADEGSVNREWNVTTNMVITGKALMQIHGDWMKGEWTAAGKVAGTDFGCVQIPGAKAVPVTVDSWGILGGQPADVDAAELDFAAVVADPQIQADFSAAKGSTPTRLDAPAEVLDACSTEVLHILEDADHQVPNPHSTVDADWQNSIWDVVFNFWSDPSMSVDDAIAQIQENYDIILG, from the coding sequence ATGTTGAAGTCAATCCTGGGTGGCGTCACTGCCGCTCTCATGCTCAGCTCCGCGGCCAGCGCCACGGACCTCATCATCTACCACAACTGGTCGTCCGGGCCGGAAGTGGCTGCGCTCAACGTCCTCAAGGCCGGTCTCGAAGCCAAGGGTCACACCTGGACCGATATCGCCATTCCGCACGATACCGGCTCCAATGTGAACCTGATGAATCTGGTCACAGGCGGCACCCCGCCCAATGTGTTCCTGGAATCGAGCCCCGGCGTCTATCGCGATCTGATCGGTCTTGGTCTGGGCCGCCCGCTCACCGAATTCTTCACCGAGCAGGGCATTCTTGAGCACTACCCGACCTCCGTGGTCAGCTCCATCACGGTGGACGGCGAGATCATGAAGATCCCGACAGCCATCCATATCGACGGCATGGCCTATTACAATATGGACGTGGCCAAGGCTGCCGGTGTTGATCCGGCATCCTGGAATTCGCTCGATGCCATGTTTGCCGACTTCCAGAAGATCCGGGATGCTGGCTATATCCCGATCGCCATCGGTGGCCAGCAGTGGCAGGTTGGCTATCTGACCCATGCCCTGGCGGCCGCGACCGGCGGCCCGGAATTCTACAATGGTCTCTATGGGGCTGAGCCGGACCCGTCTGTCATCGACAGCGCCGATATGCGCACACTGCTCGAAACGCTGCGTCGCTTCCAGCAGGAAGCCGATGAAGGCTCGGTCAATCGCGAGTGGAACGTGACCACCAATATGGTGATCACCGGCAAGGCCCTGATGCAGATCCATGGCGACTGGATGAAGGGTGAATGGACCGCCGCTGGCAAGGTTGCGGGCACCGATTTCGGTTGCGTGCAGATCCCCGGCGCCAAGGCCGTTCCGGTGACCGTCGATAGCTGGGGCATTCTGGGCGGCCAGCCTGCTGATGTCGATGCTGCCGAACTCGACTTTGCCGCCGTGGTTGCCGATCCGCAGATCCAGGCTGACTTCTCTGCCGCCAAGGGGTCCACTCCCACGCGCCTCGACGCTCCGGCCGAAGTTCTGGATGCCTGCTCCACCGAAGTCCTCCATATCCTCGAAGACGCTGACCATCAGGTCCCCAATCCACACTCCACTGTGGATGCGGACTGGCAGAATTCGATCTGGGATGTGGTGTTCAACTTCTGGAGCGACCCGTCCATGAGCGTGGATGATGCCATCGCCCAGATCCAGGAAAACTACGACATCATCCTGGGCTAA
- a CDS encoding VOC family protein, with amino-acid sequence MDKRLLDEDEVMQICFVTHDVVKSAQWFSDLTGKPMPKEGKAAEPEEAKAIYNGQPADVGCRIMMFQFGNIDVEFLQPGPEKSAWRDLLEEKGPGCHHIAFRTRNLTKRDAYLESKGHKLLQRGEFDGSHGRYAYYDTVKDLGVMIELLEFDKDKEAQP; translated from the coding sequence ATGGACAAGCGCCTGCTTGATGAAGACGAAGTGATGCAGATCTGCTTCGTCACCCACGACGTGGTCAAATCGGCCCAGTGGTTCTCCGACCTCACCGGTAAACCCATGCCCAAAGAGGGCAAGGCCGCCGAACCCGAAGAGGCCAAGGCCATCTATAATGGCCAGCCCGCCGATGTCGGCTGCCGGATCATGATGTTCCAGTTCGGCAATATCGACGTCGAATTCCTTCAGCCCGGCCCGGAGAAAAGCGCCTGGCGCGATCTGTTGGAAGAAAAAGGCCCCGGCTGCCACCATATTGCCTTCCGCACAAGGAATCTGACCAAGCGCGATGCCTATCTCGAATCCAAGGGGCACAAGCTGCTGCAACGCGGCGAATTCGACGGCAGCCATGGGCGATATGCCTACTATGACACCGTCAAGGATCTGGGCGTCATGATCGAACTGCTCGAGTTCGACAAAGACAAAGAAGCCCAGCCCTGA